The following are encoded in a window of Pecten maximus chromosome 17, xPecMax1.1, whole genome shotgun sequence genomic DNA:
- the LOC117314900 gene encoding peroxisomal membrane protein 11C-like: MESLVSVLESYRGKDRIIRFTGYVATFLAGTAKGKSALHFRTIATELSACRTVLRLFDDTSMLMHNLVYGTGSKEPVTALRILQLISNLVNQLFYPVEHIAWLGDKKILNVESGKLWVWGLYIWATSLLTEIIKSLVKIRLAQMEIKGLKKQQFLASADRNSNTEQSQAMSDQLQAVKAKSSDTYLLMFQSIFDLMNAVSWMPPGVLWSGKLSPAQNGICGMISTGIMLYRNWPVKKEKKS; the protein is encoded by the exons ATGGAGAGCCTAGTTTCGGTGTTAGAGTCGTACCGTGGGAAGGACAGGATCATCCGATTCACCGGTTATGTCGCAACATTTCTTGCAGGTACAGCTAAAGGAAAGTCTGCCCTCCATTTCAGAACGATCGCCACTGAGCTGTCAGCATGTCGGACGGTGCTGCGTCTATTTGATGACACTTCGATGCTCATGCACAATCTAGTTTATGGCACTGGATCAAAG gAGCCAGTTACAGCTCTGAGAATACTTCAGTTGATAAGTAACCTTGTCAACCAGTTATTTTACCCAGTAGAACACATCGCATGGCTTGGAGACAAGAAAATCCTCAACGTCGAGTCCGGCAAATTATGGGTGTGGGGATTGTATATCTGGGCTACCTCTCTTCTGACAGAAATAATCAA gaGCCTGGTAAAGATTCGTCTGGCCCAGATGGAAATTAAAGGACTGAAAAAACAGCAGTTTTTGGCTTCAGCAGATAG AAATAGCAATACAGAACAATCCCAGGCGATGTCCGACCAACTTCAGGCTGTTAAGGCTAAGTCCAGCGATACCTATCTCCTTATGTTCCAAAGCATTTTTGACTTAATGAACGCCGTCAGTTGGATGCCACCAGGAGTTTTATGGTCCGGTAAACTATCCCCCGCGCAGAACGGAATTTGTGGTATGATATCTACTGGTATAATGCTGTATAGGAACTGGCCTGTCAAAAAGGAAAAGAAAtcgtag